attttttaaacacaatTACAGTTAACAATGGATAAGGAAAAAAACAGTAAgtctaaaactaaaaataagttgtaagATTAATATGAAACAGTactttttacattattttatgtagcctataatgaccaaaaattcaatgtaacaaaaaaaactaaaaagtgTGAAAAGTTGCCCCTGCTGTGCCCCCTGTTTACGGAAGTAGAAAACCATACTTCAGGTACTTTTACACTTTTCAGTTCGGTTTATAAGCTAGGTTAGTTCAAGTTCAGTAGTACTTGTACTTTAAGACATGATTGTCTGGCCTAGTATATCGCCCTGTGTGCTACATATAGACTTaggtaatttatttcaacaatttcaaaacCGTTTGTTGGATTTTAATTCTTATATtaattttcacagtttttgcTGTTCAGGTTATGATGTGACCTGCagtgttttttaaagttgCAAATGAAATCTGTTTTCAACTTCCAGCTGCTATTAATCACATTGTTTTTGCTGATGTCAAGCGTTTGGAGTTTGGAGTAAGTTATTTAAAGTGaacaattttctttatttttaatacttttgCACTTCGATATGAAGGTCTCAATTGGAAAGCTTTATGATTGTATGAggtaacaaaaaagaaattatgacataatatCTCCTCAATACTCGATCCTGATATGGGAGTGCCAAAGTGAAGGAGACCCAATTTTGAATATCCTATGCTTTACGTTTTAAATTAAGCTATTTATGATACATTTACATAACTTGAAGGAATGTAATAATTGTGTAATACTTGGATAGTTTTTGCCAGGTGCACGTATATGTTCTCGTGCAATATTGCCCCATAGTGGGAAGTGCGCCAACTGTACGCATTAGATTCATCAATGTGCACACTGATTTTTTTGTCTTTACACCGATATATAATAAAAGCTGGCTGTTTGAATGCcactttataataaataaaataggaATTAAGGCTTCGGCGCACgccatcacgccaaaatttgtgtctttgcacCTTGATTTCTCTTCGAAATCTGACCTACTTTGCAGTTGGGATGGCAGCAGAATCACACTTGAATACTGGTTTAATGAAGAAAAGGAAACCACGGAATATGGCTTGAAAAGTTTctgtaaaaagttaaattataagttttaaaatataagcATAAATGTAtcttaaaatataaatgattCAAAGGCTAGATACACTgaaactgtaataaaaaataaaagtaccGTTAGCACACGACCACCAGTTTCAAGATAAACTGTAAAATTACTGGCCAGCATTCTAAATCGAATTGATAGTACGGTGCATGCATGCTCCAATTTCTGGGGACAGGTGCAGAGAATTAATTAATCAGAGTGACCACCACATGAGCAGAAcgaaaaaaacatcaattgaAGACTCATTGGCGGTGAACAAAgtaacataaacaaaaaaagtacATAAACAGCCTCGTATAAAAATAATGGTAAACacacaagataaaaaaataaagaagagAACAAaagtttatataaatttgtaAGGTTTAGGCCTATTACTTCAGTTCAAACTTatatacaaaacaaagtgcAACGAATACCAAGGAAACAAGTGACAAATGGAATTTAAAGTGAAGTGTTTGTCGCATGATCAATGCCAGCTAAATTGTCACGTGACGGGCGACACTGACTCGAAGAATATGAGAAAGTGCTCAAGGAGTTGCTAAATTGCAGAATATCTTActtcaataatttttgtaagttatatgGTGATTGATTGGATAATGGGCAATGTTTAATGTAAATCAAAATGTTAATGTCTTACAAAgtttaaacgtaaaacaatgaaaacaacATGAATGTGGATCGCCTGGCCTAAAAGagatctgtttttttttaacctataaaaaactttttcgcttttttgtttaaaatagttaaattacaaataaaatcaaaaattactTCGTTTTAGTTCATAGTGATCCATGTTAACAAACATCACGTTTCCTATTGCTCTGATCATGGAATTGTAGCATTAAAGCACTTTCCAAGCAAAGTGTCATATTTTAGCTAAATATAAGTCGTTACAACTCATTCGTATAATATATAAATGTCAGGTTTACTCAATGCCAAGTGTTTAACTTTGACAGATCTATGAACGACGATTTGCTATATCCTTATCAAGGTTGCCATGGTTCTCGCCATTCTCACAGGCAACTGAGAGAAATTCAGTCCGGCATAAATTCCACTTATGAAAGTTGGACTGCCCATGTTTCTTCTGAGAAACTTCCAGCCACCACTACAAGGTAATATTAATGTATGTTGGTTGTAATATGCCAATAATACAATGTATACTTTTTGAAGTTTTCTTCGCAAGTTGTCGTAATTATGCAATTGTTGTATACTTTGTTTAATCATTTAGGTAAGATAtatacattttaaaaaatgaaccAGGTATTTTGTGGCTGATATTCCCTTGAATTCCTATTACACTTATGAGAAGAATCATGTTTACGGACATTACACTACCATTCGCAATCCACGTCTGACATTTAGTGTTGTGGAACCTGCTGGTGAAGGTTGTAATGGCAATTCCACAGCAACAGTAGAGAAAACATCAGTGTTGCGGTAGGCCACTAAATGACGTATGAAATGTGATCAAAGGATTTCCTCTTACCTCTGCAGCCATACAACTGTGCATTTAACTACTAAAATGTCTTCACCTTTCCGATCTGAGTCATGCATTCCCAGATTTTGATATGGCTGGCAGATATACTGGTGTTCCAGTAGTTATGTACAATCAACTGTATTGAATTTCTAAGGATTTTGTAGAAAATGCATCGTTGCTCAGAATGGCGGATACTTTAACACTACAACTGGCTCTTGTCTTGGCAACGTTGTAAGTGACGGCAAACTTGCGCGAGACTCACACGGTGTACAAAATGCACATTTTGGTATCACAAGGAATGGAACTATTATAGTTGGGTATTACTTCTGCTTTTtattcaaagaaaaaacatgattgatttaacttttaacaaaCCTAGCTTATATGAAACTGAAACCTACTAATTTGGTGTTACTATTAGTGTCTGAATGTGCTGACTTCAATTTACCTGTATTTGCGTTGAATACATagattactatttttattatgtctTATTTTCGATATTTTCATAGTGTCAAAGCTTCTTGTGTGATATGCTCAGGTATTTGTCAGAAGGAGACGTAAAAGCGTTAGATTTTTTACAATTGGTTGGTGGAGTAATATGGTTGGTTCGGAATGGTAAGTCGACTTCAGAATTTTATTAGTACTTAATTGTATTTAGACATTTCTAAGAACATATTCTGTAGTTACCTTGAAACTTAACTTCTCAAATAAAGGATAAACTAATCTGTAAACTCAATTGTGACATAGAAGAAGATTCAATATTTTGTGCTTAGGTTGAGTTACGATGCTTATTTTAAGTTGGAATGTCATTCCAATTTCTGAATATGCATATATAACACGTATGCTTTTATGGCTGTCTTGCTCACGTTTTAAACTGGGTGTTTCCTGAAAGGCATATTTGATATTAAATTTGGTTTTACAAATCACTCCATTTACAACAGGTACTTCATATGTTGATGAGGCTGTGAGTTTGGAAGAAGAAGACACAGAAGAAACGGGAACGTTAAGGTTTGTCAGGGAAACCGTTTTCATCTTGAACAACGTTAACTGCTTATTCAGctaatgatgaaaacattaattttaattttaaaaactttttagcttgtttgaaattttttttataagtttcTTGAGGTTTAACAATTTATGGATATTACAACTCACTCCTGAATATGATACAACTTACTTTAACTCATCGGCATACTTATATATAATAGCTTTCTATTAGCTTTGTTTCAACAGCCTTgctaaatcataaaataatcCTATTGAAACAGCTGAGATAAACTGATTTATGATTTCTCTGTAGACATTTTGCCGATGTACAGTCAGCAAGGACAGCCATAGGTCATGACGAACAAGGCAGTGTAGTGTTTGTTCAAGTTGACGGCCAGACCGGTGTGCGAGGGGTAAACCTTGCAGCCTTTGCCAAGTAAGTTACAAGCTGACAGGTGTACTGTATAGGCCACTTAGCACTGCGTTGCAATATAGTTAGTTGAAATTCTTTTGGCTGATGTTGATTGCATTCTGTACCCTTAATGATATGTTTAAAGTTAACTGTcagttttcatgttttttataatttttttgttaaaacataCAGTTTCACTGATTAtactggccaacaaaaaattttggcatggaagGTAAGAACGATTTTAGAGTATATCAGAGGCGCTGAGCTCGAAAATGCCgttagtttttgcaaattggctctagtttttaagatGTTAGCgaatttcgatatttttggcaccttttaaatttgaagctatgttgcattttatcttaaggaacagcctatattaaatgttgtagTAAGTCTATCTGcactaaaaccacaagaatgagCAAAAGCTAAAGACACGATGAGATTAGCTAAATGAAGAAGTGCTGCATAAATCTATTCTTTTCCATATATTCAACACAGAAAATACCCCATTTATTCGTATTTTCATCAGATTCTCCTAACACATTGCAATTTGTGAGCCTAAGCTtccaataccacattaaaacttgcttgaagtgaacaataaatagcagtaCTTcggtaataacaaaccaaagTATGCCTAAGCCTACACAAGAAAgacgacaatttgtaaaaGCAGACGAAATGaacaagcaatcaattttttcattttaacaaaacaaaactttagcAAAACACTTTACCAAGAAATATATCCTTCTCAGGATGTGtattagtgaagttcttagaTGCACTCTAATTATTTACTCAAATTAGCTTGAAGCTTCGCATTAGGcaccagcagtaatctgccatcatgtgagtATCCCATCTACCTTGATGTCTCTTTTCCATTAATTTGATATCTTGTTGAAACctttcaccttgttcctcacTCATATTTCCGAGGTTTTCAGCGAAGCGATCCAAGTGACTGAGTAGATAGTGAACTTTTATGCTCATCCTTGATCCAAGAGCTTGAAAGTTCGTAAGCATCACTTCTACGAGATCCACAtagttgcttgcttttgtgttttcaagaaatccttttacaactgcaacGAAAGAGTGCCAGGCTGCCTTCTCAACTTCAGTCATATGTGATGGAAAAACTTGATCTCTAAATAATTTTCGTATTTGTGGCCCATAAAAAATTCCTGCTTTCAGCTTTTTAATACTAAGACCAGGAAATACTTTGCACAAGTAATCAAAACAAGCACCATCTTGTAAggccttgacaaattgtttcatcaaacccaATTTGATGTGCAATGGGGGTAAAATGATGCGATCACGACTGAAggttcatttacaatgtttttatctcCGTGCACAAATTGTTCACGTATGGGCCATTCCTTTTTGATCCAGTGTTGATCAGTGGCCTGACTATCccagtaacaaataaagcagggatacttggtgtagccgccttgttgtcctaagagaaagttgaccattttcaaatcaacgcatatctcccagttatgctcagcataagaaagtttcttcaggACCATCTTTACACTTTGGTAGTGTTCCTTTAAAACGACTGAGTGGACAATTGGAAGACAGGCTTATTTCCTTTGCGAAGTagcacacatttcaaactttttttggagCTGTCAATGAATAACCTCCATTCTTCTGGTTTATATTCACATAGACCCATAGATGAAAGAAGTCCTTCGTTGTTATGACAGTACACAAAACTATGTTCTCgagagaaaaattgcattaacatttcttctctgtcccggtaaaacgttatttttgttgccgaatcaagaatgttatgATCACGGAGGCGAGGAGCCAGCACTTCAGATGCTTCTTTAGATAAACCTAAATCACGAACTAGGTCGTTTTGCTGATCTTGAGTAAAAGGCTTCGGTTTACTCTGCATTTGTGAAGATGTTGAGGAGTCGGTGTCACTGCAATTGCTACAGCTGCTACTATTGCCATCGTCATCTTCCACTACATCCAACATCGCAGCTTCATCTGAATTCAGATCTGGTAGGGACGTAAAAACTGAAACAGGACATTCAGGGCAGTGTGCAACTGGCCGTAAAGCAGAGTTAATGTTGGGGTAGTGCCATGACTTCTTGTTTTGGTTCCAACCTGACATGTCAttcatgcaaaaataacaatcgtCATGGTGATTTTTAGCTTCGCACCCAACCATAGGGTTTCTAAATCGCATAGATTTAACTTTACCTTAAATCCATAAGCGCAAAGTTTCAGTGCAATGCTTGCAGACCATATGAGATGCCCAGCCTTTATGTTGATCTCCGAACTTCATGCCGAAGTACGCTTTGTAAGCTTTGGTGAAATCTCGCACTTTGAATCGCTGCTTCTTCATCGTGTACTCGCCACAGATGTAGCAAAACACATCTGGGTCATTACGACACTTTCTCCATTTATCTGTACcagtcatttttataacatataCTTAAAACACCCGTGAATTGaaatttctgaaaatgttaaagcaTAAATTAAAGTCATGGCGTAAGGTACACTATCTATATCCTGActttaaaaaagcattttaactTTGAGCCTACTAATTGTCGGTGATGACCTGTCATTTGACATAATTCTTCAGCTCAAGTGAGAGGATAATTAGCGTAAGCTGTCTATTCAGAAAAATAGCCTTTAACTGATAACTTTCAGGATAAAACTAACTATTGCCTTACCAGTGCGCTACAAAGCTTAGGTTAGTGCTTGATGGGAGATGATGTAAACTAATCTAAGGCCTTATTTACCTCCCAAGCGAGAAACTTGTGCCAGACAACTCAACATTTGGGAAAAACTAAATAGCTGATTCCCAtggcttcagtttttattAACCCATGTTACTCACTAGCATACAATTCTAACTTTTCATGGTATATGTAGGAAGAAGCAATATCTCAAAACCTAGAGCCAACTCAGCAAaagtaatggcattttcggactcagcgcccctgatatacccctaaatcgatctaacatatcatgccttctgaaaaaaatttttttttgttggcctgtgAATTGTAGACGCAATACACGTAGGCCTACCATTTATTTTACATAGTAAACATGCCATATTTTTTGCTACCAATTTAGCAAGTTATTCCTGCTGTGACGTTAAGCACTATGCTTTATAAACAGGTATTTGATTGATGAGTTCCACCTGGTAAATGCTATTAATCTAGATGGCGGTGGTTCAGCTACTCTTGTTTTGAACGGCTCACTTGCAAGTTATCCATCTGACCACTGTAAGGGTGCCCCCAAGTGGCGATGTCCTCGTTCTGTCACTACGATAATCTGCGCCCATTCGCCTGACTGTGAGCCGGTATGCGTTAATGGAAAATGCATTGATGGAAGGTGTGTAAAATTGCATTGGAAAGCTCATTAGTAAAAGGTGGCAAGTTTTTGTTATGCCACTGTACTGTAGTGTTCATTTACTTTTGTATGTACGCATGTAGCCGTCCTCACATCCTGTTAATTTACGCTACTGTCTTCTACGTTCGCTTTCCTTTGTTGTTTAcgtagaaatatttttaaaagagtATCTCATTTTACCTCATTAACTGATTTCCTTACAAAGATGAAAAAACGAATTTGCAATAGTAGCCTACATGGGACTACAGTAATTTTATGTTATAGCTGCATTTGTGAAAACAACTGGCATGGTGAAGCATGTGACGTCTTAAGATGTGCTTTTCACAACTGCTCAGCTCATGGATCTTGCAATCAAAGTATGAAATTTAAACTGCTGTTCATTGCTTGTCTGAGAAAGCTCTCATGCATTGAGTTGCTGatgtttattgaaaatttatcaCAGCTTGGCTTTTTTCATGTCACAATATCTGGCCAGTTTTATTAGTTTTTTCGCAAAACTAACAACTGGCAATGTAAActttatattacaaaaaataaacaaaagctgCGAAATTTGTGTTGATAGTAATTCCACATCGACTGCACTCGTATGTGACTTGTCATTTCCCACCCAAAAGGTGTTTGCTAGTCTACCATTTACTACTACCAGTAGCATACTTTTTACTGTCACTTAGACGGATGCTTTTGTTACCCTGGTTGGTATGGTGATGATTGTAGTCTTCCTTGTCCTCGAAGAAGATATGGCACCAATTGTTCACAGATATGTTATTGTGAAAACAATTCTTCTTGTAACCCAGTCTCTGGGGAGTGCGCTTGTCTATCTGGATTCATGGGAAAAGCTTGTGATCAAGGCAAGTAGACTTGAAAAACTGCCCCCGAATCTCCCGTAAAACACGGCACTTATGCTTattgtcattttattttcttgtatgATATTTTGGATGTTTCAATATGAAATTTGTCAGTAAGTCTCGCTATTCAACTACatgcaatttaaattttatagcaaACTTCATTGCACTATCATTACTGCAGTTAGATTGGTGCATCACTTTGCTGTAGTTTggtaaattaatattttatgttcTTCTTTCTTGCTCATTTTAGCCATTCTACCTCTCCACGTTTTTACCTTTCCTTATTTTAGGATGTCCCGCTGGAAGATATGGGAGGGATTGCAGCTTCTCTTGCCACTGCAGTGATACTTGTCTCTGCGATTCTGTCACTGGAGCTTGCGATGCTCACATCAATACCTCAATTTACAGCACTTTACTCAATGGTAAACACTGTGGTTGTTTTATGTGGTTGCTCAgagtattttatcaaatattttctcTGCTTAGTTTATGAATTGTATCAcctcatataaaacaattgaaTTGCAAGTCTTATTAAATTTGTGATTGATTTTCATCAAGTTTCCCAGTGCCTTGCTAGAAACTTTTGGTCTACGACACAAATGGATACCCCCGATGTCAACTCTAGACAATATCAATAGTAAGTGAATTCTTACGACTACAAGTATACCATATGACAAGCTTAGCGGGAAAACAATACATTATTAACGGTCCGTATTGATGTGATACCTATACTTCCAATCTTATGTCAAGCTTTCAGCAATGTCTACAAAATTCGAATAagacttttgtttttatttaattgtcATTGGATGAACTTAAATTATTACGGTCGTTATGTTATGATCAATTGATAATACTTTATAATCGCGCCAAAGTTCAAATTATGCTACAATGGTAATTGCATGTACAGTGTAGCATACAGTCTTGCAGTTTTGATTTCATCCTCCCACACTAAATCCTTTTTACTTGTAGCCGGCTGATAGCGCTATTGAGCACCGCTTTAGGTGCTCTGGCCATCAGCTTGTCATTGAATGCACTGTGCATGTGGAGATTTGTCAACCGTGAAGATAACGACTCTCCGGCCTCATCTACCGACGAGGCATCTATTTCTTCAGAAAGCTCAGATGGCGCCACGGTACGCCAGGCCAATTCCCTGCGTTCtggtttattacgtcacattgTGCACAGAATATTTCCTCGCGGTCGATATGAAAAACTGAATGCTAACGGTGACGTCATCGAAATGGAAGAAAGGACCCTTCTGTCGGCGGTCACGTGACACGAGGCTTCAGCTGACCCAAGTGCAATATGATTTCTATTTGGTTCTCTTCATTCACGACTGAAT
The Clavelina lepadiformis chromosome 4, kaClaLepa1.1, whole genome shotgun sequence DNA segment above includes these coding regions:
- the LOC143451785 gene encoding N-acetylglucosamine-1-phosphodiester alpha-N-acetylglucosaminidase-like isoform X5, which translates into the protein MNDDLLYPYQGCHGSRHSHRQLREIQSGINSTYESWTAHVSSEKLPATTTRYFVADIPLNSYYTYEKNHVYGHYTTIRNPRLTFSVVEPAGEGCNGNSTATVEKTSVLRFCRKCIVAQNGGYFNTTTGSCLGNVVSDGKLARDSHGVQNAHFGITRNGTIICQSFLCDMLRYLSEGDVKALDFLQLVGGVIWLVRNGTSYVDEAVSLEEEDTEETGTLRHFADVQSARTAIGHDEQGSVVFVQVDGQTGVRGVNLAAFAKYLIDEFHLVNAINLDGGGSATLVLNGSLASYPSDHCKGAPKWRCPRSVTTIICAHSPDCEPVCVNGKCIDGSCICENNWHGEACDVLRCAFHNCSAHGSCNQNGCFCYPGWYGDDCSLPCPRRRYGTNCSQICYCENNSSCNPVSGECACLSGFMGKACDQGCPAGRYGRDCSFSCHCSDTCLCDSVTGACDAHINTSIYSTLLNVSQCLARNFWSTTQMDTPDVNSRQYQYRLIALLSTALGALAISLSLNALCMWRFVNREDNDSPASSTDEASISSESSDGATVRQANSLRSGLLRHIVHRIFPRGRYEKLNANGDVIEMEERTLLSAVT
- the LOC143451785 gene encoding N-acetylglucosamine-1-phosphodiester alpha-N-acetylglucosaminidase-like isoform X2; translated protein: MKSVFNFQLLLITLFLLMSSVWSLESMNDDLLYPYQGCHGSRHSHRQLREIQSGINSTYESWTAHVSSEKLPATTTRYFVADIPLNSYYTYEKNHVYGHYTTIRNPRLTFSVVEPAGEGCNGNSTATVEKTSVLRKCIVAQNGGYFNTTTGSCLGNVVSDGKLARDSHGVQNAHFGITRNGTIICQSFLCDMLRYLSEGDVKALDFLQLVGGVIWLVRNGTSYVDEAVSLEEEDTEETGTLRHFADVQSARTAIGHDEQGSVVFVQVDGQTGVRGVNLAAFAKYLIDEFHLVNAINLDGGGSATLVLNGSLASYPSDHCKGAPKWRCPRSVTTIICAHSPDCEPVCVNGKCIDGSCICENNWHGEACDVLRCAFHNCSAHGSCNQNGCFCYPGWYGDDCSLPCPRRRYGTNCSQICYCENNSSCNPVSGECACLSGFMGKACDQGCPAGRYGRDCSFSCHCSDTCLCDSVTGACDAHINTSIYSTLLNVSQCLARNFWSTTQMDTPDVNSRQYQYRLIALLSTALGALAISLSLNALCMWRFVNREDNDSPASSTDEASISSESSDGATVRQANSLRSGLLRHIVHRIFPRGRYEKLNANGDVIEMEERTLLSAVT
- the LOC143451785 gene encoding N-acetylglucosamine-1-phosphodiester alpha-N-acetylglucosaminidase-like isoform X4, whose protein sequence is MKSVFNFQLLLITLFLLMSSVWSLESMNDDLLYPYQGCHGSRHSHRQLREIQSGINSTYESWTAHVSSEKLPATTTRYFVADIPLNSYYTYEKNHVYGHYTTIRNPRLTFSVVEPAGEGCNGNSTATVEKTSVLRKCIVAQNGGYFNTTTGSCLGNVVSDGKLARDSHGVQNAHFGITRNGTIIVGYLSEGDVKALDFLQLVGGVIWLVRNGTSYVDEAVSLEEEDTEETGTLRHFADVQSARTAIGHDEQGSVVFVQVDGQTGVRGVNLAAFAKYLIDEFHLVNAINLDGGGSATLVLNGSLASYPSDHCKGAPKWRCPRSVTTIICAHSPDCEPVCVNGKCIDGSCICENNWHGEACDVLRCAFHNCSAHGSCNQNGCFCYPGWYGDDCSLPCPRRRYGTNCSQICYCENNSSCNPVSGECACLSGFMGKACDQGCPAGRYGRDCSFSCHCSDTCLCDSVTGACDAHINTSIYSTLLNVSQCLARNFWSTTQMDTPDVNSRQYQYRLIALLSTALGALAISLSLNALCMWRFVNREDNDSPASSTDEASISSESSDGATVRQANSLRSGLLRHIVHRIFPRGRYEKLNANGDVIEMEERTLLSAVT
- the LOC143451785 gene encoding N-acetylglucosamine-1-phosphodiester alpha-N-acetylglucosaminidase-like isoform X1; its protein translation is MKSVFNFQLLLITLFLLMSSVWSLESMNDDLLYPYQGCHGSRHSHRQLREIQSGINSTYESWTAHVSSEKLPATTTRYFVADIPLNSYYTYEKNHVYGHYTTIRNPRLTFSVVEPAGEGCNGNSTATVEKTSVLRFCRKCIVAQNGGYFNTTTGSCLGNVVSDGKLARDSHGVQNAHFGITRNGTIICQSFLCDMLRYLSEGDVKALDFLQLVGGVIWLVRNGTSYVDEAVSLEEEDTEETGTLRHFADVQSARTAIGHDEQGSVVFVQVDGQTGVRGVNLAAFAKYLIDEFHLVNAINLDGGGSATLVLNGSLASYPSDHCKGAPKWRCPRSVTTIICAHSPDCEPVCVNGKCIDGSCICENNWHGEACDVLRCAFHNCSAHGSCNQNGCFCYPGWYGDDCSLPCPRRRYGTNCSQICYCENNSSCNPVSGECACLSGFMGKACDQGCPAGRYGRDCSFSCHCSDTCLCDSVTGACDAHINTSIYSTLLNVSQCLARNFWSTTQMDTPDVNSRQYQYRLIALLSTALGALAISLSLNALCMWRFVNREDNDSPASSTDEASISSESSDGATVRQANSLRSGLLRHIVHRIFPRGRYEKLNANGDVIEMEERTLLSAVT
- the LOC143451785 gene encoding N-acetylglucosamine-1-phosphodiester alpha-N-acetylglucosaminidase-like isoform X3 translates to MKSVFNFQLLLITLFLLMSSVWSLESMNDDLLYPYQGCHGSRHSHRQLREIQSGINSTYESWTAHVSSEKLPATTTRYFVADIPLNSYYTYEKNHVYGHYTTIRNPRLTFSVVEPAGEGCNGNSTATVEKTSVLRFCRKCIVAQNGGYFNTTTGSCLGNVVSDGKLARDSHGVQNAHFGITRNGTIIVGYLSEGDVKALDFLQLVGGVIWLVRNGTSYVDEAVSLEEEDTEETGTLRHFADVQSARTAIGHDEQGSVVFVQVDGQTGVRGVNLAAFAKYLIDEFHLVNAINLDGGGSATLVLNGSLASYPSDHCKGAPKWRCPRSVTTIICAHSPDCEPVCVNGKCIDGSCICENNWHGEACDVLRCAFHNCSAHGSCNQNGCFCYPGWYGDDCSLPCPRRRYGTNCSQICYCENNSSCNPVSGECACLSGFMGKACDQGCPAGRYGRDCSFSCHCSDTCLCDSVTGACDAHINTSIYSTLLNVSQCLARNFWSTTQMDTPDVNSRQYQYRLIALLSTALGALAISLSLNALCMWRFVNREDNDSPASSTDEASISSESSDGATVRQANSLRSGLLRHIVHRIFPRGRYEKLNANGDVIEMEERTLLSAVT